A single Oncorhynchus clarkii lewisi isolate Uvic-CL-2024 unplaced genomic scaffold, UVic_Ocla_1.0 unplaced_contig_4447_pilon_pilon, whole genome shotgun sequence DNA region contains:
- the LOC139401987 gene encoding forkhead box protein D1-like: protein MTLEGELELMERADVDVDGKGNKATRNQGYVSLTKEDGADLEQQSAASLSPKQPAKDTEDDGDFTPNCTERIAASVKPPYSYIALITMAILQSPKKRLTLSEICDFISQRFTYYGERFPAWQNSIRHNLSLNDCFVKMPREPGNPGKGNYWTLDPMSSHMFENGSFLRRRKRFKRQNYRFGMMDTRCPLERSSVLPGFSFNGTNGIGPCHFQVPGLELYHHLGIEHHSVSNQSIPPVSSILPALSSLLSRNSNVVQKTFLPHPSLSFDNFETTRRSASTVAQALVPGSSFLSPASLHSMGAPHLWSFHPEYHKLRSLPNSSRIANELLQQLGDK from the coding sequence ATGACCCTGGAAGGAGAGCTCGAACTCATGGAGAGGGCAGATGTCGACGTGGATGGAAAAGGGAACAAAGCTACACGGAACCAGGGGTATGTATCTTTAACCAAAGAAGACGGGGCCGATTTGGAGCAGCAAAGCGCTGCGTCCTTGTCTCCAAAACAGCCAGCGAAGGATACGGAGGATGATGGTGACTTTACGCCGAACTGCACAGAGAGAATCGCTGCCTCGGTGAAACCTCCGTACTCCTACATCGCTCTTATCACCATGGCAATCCTCCAGAGCCCGAAGAAAAGACTGACTCTCTCGGAGATCTGTGACTTCATCAGCCAGCGCTTCACGTATTACGGGGAGAGGTTCCCGGCGTGGCAGAACTCCATCCGTCACAACTTGTCCCTCAACGACTGCTTCGTCAAAATGCCCCGGGAGCCCGGTAACCCCGGGAAGGGGAACTACTGGACGTTAGACCCTATGTCGTCTCATATGTTCGAGAACGGGAGCTTCCTACGGCGGAGGAAACGTTTCAAACGGCAGAATTACCGATTTGGGATGATGGACACCCGATGCCCGCTCGAGCGCAGCAGCGTGCTCCCTGGATTTTCCTTCAACGGGACAAACGGAATAGGGCCGTGTCATTTTCAGGTACCCGGTTTGGAATTGTACCATCACTTGGGCATCGAACATCATTCTGTTTCTAACCAAAGCATCCCACCAGTGAGCAGCATCTTGCCCGCGCTGTCCTCACTTTTATCAAGGAATTCGAACGTTGTCCAAAAGACATTTCTTCCACATCCGTCTCTTAGCTTTGATAATTTCGAAACGACGCGCCGCTCAGCCTCCACAGTGGCCCAAGCTTTGGTCCCAGGATCTTCATTTCTGTCCCCGGCCTCGCTCCATTCAATGGGCGCTCCGCATCTCTGGAGCTTTCATCCCGAGTACCACAAACTACGCTCTCTCCCCAACTCCAGCCGTATAGCAAATGAACTCTTGCAGCAACTTGGTGACAAATAG
- the LOC139401982 gene encoding ferredoxin-2, mitochondrial-like — MAVSAGVRSSVGLTLRLSRVIPDCSKCPFNRLNSYLNGIASSSNVDRFRTLNRHLQTSKGLYQSEAGASAEDPQEDVVNVVYIDRSGQRIPVKAKVGDNAMYLAHRHNIELEGACEASLACSTCHVYVNRDHVDKLPEPDEREDDMLDMAPALQENSRLGCQIILTQELEGIELTLPKVTRNFYVDGHVPKPH; from the exons ATGGCGGTCTCCGCTGGAGTTCGGTCGAGCGTGGGGCTGACTTTGAGACTTTCTAGAGTTATACCAGATTGTAGCAAATGTCCTTTCAACAGGTTGAATAGTTATTTGAATGGTATAGCTAGTTCGTCGAATGTTGATCGTTTTCGGACGTTGAACCGACACTTGCAGACATCCAAAG gtcTGTACCAAAGTGAGGCGGGTGCAAGTGCAGAAGACCCCCAAGAAGATGT GGTGAATGTGGTTTACATAGATAGATCAGGACAGAGGATTCCAGTGAAGGCCAAAGTGGGAGACAATGCAATGTACCTGGCCCATAGGCACAACATTGAACTGGAAG GAGCTTGCGAGGCATCACTAGCTTGCTCAACGTGCCACGTGTATGTGAACAGAGACCATGTCGACAAGCTACCAGAGCCTGACGAAAG AGAGGATGACATGCTGGACATGGCCCCAGCGCTACAGGAGAACTCCAGACTTGGCTGTCAGATCATCCTCACCCAGGAGCTGGAGGGCATCGAGCTTACCCTGCCTAAGGTCACCAGGAACTTCTACGTGGACGGCCATGTTCCCAAACCACACTGA